From Camelus dromedarius isolate mCamDro1 chromosome X, mCamDro1.pat, whole genome shotgun sequence, one genomic window encodes:
- the YY2 gene encoding transcription factor YY2 has protein sequence MASNDTFYITTENSEMSTNIVELRQIHMETIPVETIPVETIPVETIPVETMALESIEGCEDISGSWVHGGHHQLPLMALQPLVISSPNPGDHDQEMIMVQTQEEVVGYFESDNLQAGNVENQILIPVDDDAFQQTLASLAASASSSAHSHSRTRSSQGKKPSGKKSCAGSKAEAASSSKVVTKKWEQKQVSIKTLEGEFSVTMWSANNNTDLKTGQTEEHPAPNFSENMTEKKLPPEGIPGVDFSDPKQLAEFTRMKPQNTKDETPRTIACPHKGCMKMFRDNSAMRKHLHTHGPRVHVCAECGKAFVESSKLKRHQLVHTGEKPFQCTFEGCGKRFSLDFNLRTHVRIHTGEKPFVCPFDCCNRKFAQSTNLKSHILTHVKNKKSQ, from the coding sequence ATGGCCTCAAACGACACTTTCTACATCACCACAGAAAACTCGGAGATGTCTACAAATATTGTGGAGCTGCGCCAGATCCATATGGAGACTATCCCTGTGGAGACCATCCCTGTGGAGACCATCCCTGTGGAGACAATCCCTGTGGAGACCATGGCGTTGGAATCGATCGAGGGGTGTGAGGATATCAGCGGCAGTTGGGTCCACGGCGGTCACCACCAGCTGCCTCTGATGGCGCTGCAGCCTCTCGTTATCAGCAGCCCAAACCCAGGGGACCACGACCAGGAAATGATCATGGTGCAAAcgcaggaggaggtggtgggctATTTCGAGTCCGATAACCTGCAGGCCGGCAATGTGGAGAACCAGATACTCATCCCGGTCGACGATGACGCCTTCCAGCAGACCTTGGCTTCCCTGGCAGCCTCTGCATCGTCCTCGGCCCACAGCCACAGCCGGACCCGCAGCAGCCAAGGCAAGAAGCCCAGCGGTAAAAAGAGTTGCGCCGGCAGCAAGGCCGAGGCGGCAAGCAGCTCCAAGGTAGTCACCAAGAAGTGGGAGCAGAAGCAGGTGTCGATCAAAACCCTGGAGGGCGAGTTCTCTGTCACCATGTGGTCTGCCAACAATAACACAGACCTTAAGACTGGACAGACTGAGGAGCACCCGGCTCCCAATTTTTCAGAGAACATGACCGAGAAGAAACTTCCTCCTGAAGGAATCCCTGGCGTCGACTTCTCAGATCCCAAACAACTGGCAGAATTTACTCGAATGAAGCCCCAAAATACCAAAGACGAGACTCCGAGAACAATAGCTTGCCCTCACAAAGGCTGCATGAAGATGTTCAGGGATAACTCTGCAATGAGAAAACATCTGCACACCCATGGTCCCAGAGTCCACGTATGTGCAGAGTGTGGCAAAGCTTTTGTTGAGAGCTCGAAACTAAAACGACATCAACTGGtgcatactggagagaaaccttttCAGTGCACCTTCGAAGGCTGCGGAAAACGCTTTTCCCTAGATTTCAATTTGCGTACACACGTGCGAATCCATACGGGAGAGAAGCCCTTCGTGTGCCCCTTCGATTGTTGCAATAGGAAGTTTGCTCAGTCAACCAACCTGAAGTCTCATATCTTAACACACGTTAAGAATAAGAAGAGCCAGTGA